In Paenibacillus sp. G2S3, a single window of DNA contains:
- a CDS encoding DedA family protein: MHVISDLISTLFEWIQSLGYFGIMIGLMIEVIPSEIVLAFGGFLVWSGDINFFGAVLFGTIGGVIAQIFVYWIGRYGGRPVLEKYGKYIFIQKKHIDHSEEWFNKYGTGVIFTARFIPVVRHAISVPAGISKMPLGKFTLLTTLAVIPWSALFVYLGMTLGNKWEDIDKVAAKYTNEIILVAIALIIIYFVFKWYKSKKKGTSK; encoded by the coding sequence TTGCATGTTATTTCTGATCTGATCTCAACATTGTTTGAATGGATTCAGAGTCTTGGTTATTTTGGGATTATGATCGGACTTATGATTGAAGTTATTCCGAGTGAAATTGTACTGGCTTTCGGTGGCTTTTTAGTATGGAGTGGTGATATTAATTTTTTTGGCGCCGTATTATTCGGTACGATCGGCGGAGTCATTGCACAGATTTTTGTATATTGGATTGGTCGTTATGGTGGCAGACCTGTTTTGGAGAAATACGGGAAATATATTTTCATTCAAAAGAAGCATATTGACCATTCGGAAGAGTGGTTCAATAAATACGGGACTGGCGTAATCTTTACAGCTCGTTTTATTCCGGTTGTTCGTCATGCCATTTCCGTTCCAGCTGGGATATCGAAAATGCCTTTAGGTAAGTTCACTTTGTTGACTACGCTTGCTGTTATTCCATGGAGTGCTTTGTTTGTATATCTGGGTATGACCTTGGGGAATAAATGGGAAGATATTGACAAAGTAGCAGCTAAGTATACCAACGAAATTATACTTGTAGCGATCGCTCTGATCATCATTTATTTTGTGTTTAAATGGTACAAATCCAAGAAAAAGGGGACTTCAAAATGA
- a CDS encoding SDR family oxidoreductase has product MMLTNKVAVVTGAGSGIGEAIALLFAQQGAKVIAADIHLEAVEAVAKKAEQGHGNGVVYPLKADVLMEEDTQRMIDAASTQFGGLHILVNNAGIMDKMTPAHEITDDLWEKVIAVNVTGPMRAIRRVLPVFMAQESGCIINVASIGGLEGSRAGVAYTASKHAVIGMTKNVGYQYSKLGIRCNAIAPGGVKTNIDLSNPSAFGSQKAGDGMASMPRTGESSEIASIALFLASEAASFVNGTVITADAGWTAY; this is encoded by the coding sequence ATGATGCTGACTAATAAGGTTGCAGTTGTTACAGGTGCGGGTTCTGGGATTGGAGAAGCAATTGCTCTTCTTTTTGCCCAGCAAGGGGCTAAGGTTATTGCTGCGGACATCCATCTGGAGGCTGTTGAAGCGGTGGCCAAGAAGGCAGAACAAGGTCATGGCAATGGAGTGGTGTATCCTCTAAAGGCAGATGTTTTGATGGAAGAGGATACTCAGCGTATGATTGATGCTGCAAGTACACAATTTGGTGGACTACATATTCTCGTTAATAATGCGGGGATCATGGATAAAATGACACCAGCCCACGAAATCACAGATGACTTATGGGAGAAGGTAATTGCAGTGAACGTTACCGGACCCATGAGAGCCATTCGTAGGGTGCTACCGGTTTTCATGGCACAAGAAAGTGGATGCATCATCAATGTAGCTTCGATCGGCGGCTTAGAGGGATCTCGTGCAGGAGTGGCTTATACTGCCTCCAAGCACGCTGTCATCGGTATGACTAAAAATGTAGGGTATCAGTACTCGAAGCTTGGAATTCGCTGTAATGCTATAGCACCAGGTGGGGTAAAGACGAATATTGATTTGTCTAATCCGAGTGCTTTTGGTAGTCAAAAGGCAGGAGATGGTATGGCGTCAATGCCGCGAACAGGGGAAAGCAGTGAGATCGCATCGATAGCTTTATTCTTGGCTTCAGAAGCTGCGAGCTTCGTGAATGGAACGGTAATAACGGCGGATGCCGGATGGACCGCTTATTAA
- a CDS encoding autorepressor SdpR family transcription factor: MNESFKALADPTRRQIIRLLREKDRTAGEIADFFNMSKPSISHHLNALKHADLVQDERKGQFIMYSLNMTVLEEVLGWLLELTGTGKQTETESKSLDGKQSRQDKDSEKEAD; this comes from the coding sequence ATGAATGAGTCTTTCAAAGCACTAGCTGACCCTACCCGTCGCCAAATCATTCGGTTACTAAGGGAGAAGGACCGAACCGCAGGTGAAATTGCTGATTTTTTCAACATGTCAAAGCCAAGCATTTCTCACCATCTGAATGCACTGAAGCATGCCGATCTCGTACAGGATGAACGAAAAGGTCAATTCATTATGTATTCATTAAATATGACAGTTCTCGAAGAGGTTCTTGGCTGGTTGCTCGAGCTAACAGGTACGGGAAAGCAAACGGAGACGGAAAGCAAATCGCTGGACGGAAAACAAAGCCGTCAGGATAAGGATTCTGAGAAGGAGGCTGATTGA
- a CDS encoding SdpI family protein, with translation MKDFKWRWQDTLIVILGLASLAYALINYGKLPQELPAQWGITGKVNRYWDKNIAIFILGILGIVLPLIMQFTRSIDPKRENYKKFENAYAMSRLAIGVLFNLMLVLTVAYGLGKDINVSKIAIGALGVMLIALGNYMPQVKDNYLFGVRTAWTLSSPEVWRKTHRLSGRMWMIGGLLIFGGAFVSGVLSQALIITALVLVILVPVLYSWIISRQLKS, from the coding sequence ATGAAGGATTTTAAATGGAGATGGCAAGATACACTGATTGTAATATTAGGTTTAGCTTCATTAGCTTATGCATTAATCAATTATGGCAAGCTGCCACAAGAGCTGCCCGCGCAGTGGGGAATTACGGGTAAAGTTAACCGGTATTGGGATAAAAACATAGCTATTTTCATTTTAGGAATCCTGGGCATTGTGCTTCCGCTGATCATGCAGTTCACACGTAGCATCGATCCTAAACGGGAAAATTATAAGAAGTTCGAAAATGCCTATGCTATGAGCAGACTCGCTATTGGGGTGCTTTTTAATCTCATGCTTGTGCTCACGGTTGCTTACGGCCTGGGTAAAGATATTAATGTGAGTAAAATAGCTATAGGAGCCCTAGGAGTGATGTTGATTGCGCTCGGCAACTACATGCCACAGGTAAAAGATAATTATTTGTTCGGTGTTCGTACAGCATGGACGCTCTCTAGCCCAGAGGTATGGCGAAAAACACATCGTCTCTCCGGAAGAATGTGGATGATCGGCGGGTTGCTTATTTTTGGGGGAGCCTTTGTGAGCGGTGTCTTATCTCAGGCCCTTATTATTACGGCACTTGTGCTTGTTATTCTCGTTCCTGTTCTGTACTCTTGGATCATTTCACGTCAGTTAAAATCGTGA
- a CDS encoding O-antigen ligase family protein codes for MLALAAIGWTAAGTAVLLHVRERITGPSSTVSARGLFYRDACRLAAEAPWLGRGGETWRSSYLAAQSRPYVGSQVHSGYLDILLNLGFIGLAAILLMLLAAGWLLAKKSPRLLPPFLVIVLHSAVDFDWSYGLIWLLLFWLPALALAEHEQKHQTAPTSFTSMSSLTTHFASAIPQPTRSTSAIPQPTRSTSAIPQSTHFESATSPKLAHSYLRRLFITVACGLSLILTVLSFQAAQGERYYRQAVQAADPSVKAGLLQQSLVWNRQSPRTAVVLSRLLTGEQSVSILQQSLKYSPENASLSWEMARRWMYSDDPGAALYWIHRSIKLDKYNYVKWVKGVEGMLMMGRKKLAEGNRMEAMGCIASGNELLRQYRALAEYEASKGEQHNDRKFQMTEQADDLSRRLSVLASRF; via the coding sequence ATGCTGGCATTGGCGGCGATAGGTTGGACGGCGGCGGGCACCGCCGTCCTCCTGCACGTGCGCGAGCGGATCACCGGACCGTCATCGACGGTATCCGCGCGTGGTCTGTTTTACCGCGACGCCTGCCGGCTGGCGGCAGAAGCACCCTGGCTGGGCCGGGGGGGCGAGACTTGGCGGAGCTCATACCTCGCCGCCCAGTCTCGCCCTTATGTAGGCAGCCAGGTGCATAGCGGTTATCTCGACATCCTGTTGAACCTAGGATTTATCGGCCTTGCAGCCATACTGCTTATGCTGTTAGCAGCAGGCTGGCTGCTGGCTAAGAAATCGCCGCGCCTGCTGCCGCCATTTTTGGTTATCGTTTTGCACAGCGCCGTCGATTTTGACTGGAGCTACGGATTAATCTGGCTGCTGCTTTTTTGGCTGCCAGCACTTGCTCTGGCTGAACATGAGCAGAAACATCAAACTGCGCCTACCAGCTTTACGTCCATGAGTTCGCTCACAACTCATTTCGCATCCGCGATTCCGCAGCCAACTCGCTCGACGTCTGCGATTCCGCAGCCAACTCGCTCGACGTCTGCGATTCCGCAGTCAACTCACTTCGAGTCCGCGACCTCGCCTAAACTCGCCCACTCATATCTCCGCCGACTATTCATCACTGTCGCCTGTGGGCTTTCTCTCATACTAACCGTATTGTCCTTTCAAGCCGCACAAGGAGAAAGGTACTACCGACAAGCAGTTCAGGCGGCTGATCCATCGGTGAAGGCTGGTTTGCTACAGCAATCACTAGTGTGGAATCGCCAATCACCTAGAACAGCTGTAGTATTATCTAGGCTGCTTACGGGTGAACAAAGCGTGAGTATACTGCAGCAGAGTTTGAAATATTCTCCGGAGAATGCAAGTTTAAGCTGGGAAATGGCTAGACGATGGATGTACAGTGATGATCCGGGAGCTGCACTATATTGGATACATCGAAGTATTAAGCTGGATAAATACAACTATGTGAAGTGGGTCAAAGGGGTTGAAGGCATGCTTATGATGGGCCGGAAGAAGCTAGCGGAAGGGAATCGAATGGAGGCCATGGGTTGTATTGCTTCAGGGAACGAGCTACTGCGGCAGTATAGAGCGTTGGCAGAGTATGAGGCAAGTAAAGGTGAGCAGCATAATGACCGGAAGTTCCAAATGACAGAACAAGCCGACGACCTGAGTCGACGGCTTAGTGTATTGGCATCACGATTTTAA
- a CDS encoding SAM-dependent methyltransferase → MCVVESLTALIEQLISDRTLIMATLSQVRYKGETCTKVQIKPVELKGKLHYQFASYIGTKVEHRNVPAELAAEEMTLLFRETFRQGLLCTVEADYQVLISKKFKVSILTKSPTKKEEPDLAHNRRKRYVLEDGDPVPFLVELGIMNREGKVLAKRYDKFRQINRFLEMVEDVLADLPTGRPLTIVDFGCGKSYLTFALYHYLTVRKKRELNIIGLDLKADVIEHCNELAAKIGYDHLKFLVGDIAEYNELDQVDMVITLHACDTATDAALEKAVRWDASVILSVPCCQHELFAQIENEVMSPMLSHGILKERFSALATDAIRAKLLDMMGYSSQLLEFIDLENTPKNILIRAVKSSGGDNSVKWREYTAFRDFIGAKPYLERVCTDLLPSESSVEG, encoded by the coding sequence ATGTGCGTTGTGGAATCTTTAACAGCTCTTATTGAACAACTGATAAGTGACCGTACTTTAATTATGGCGACCCTAAGCCAAGTACGTTATAAAGGGGAGACCTGTACGAAAGTACAGATTAAACCTGTCGAACTAAAGGGTAAGCTGCATTATCAGTTTGCATCTTATATTGGTACAAAGGTTGAACATCGTAACGTACCGGCTGAATTAGCAGCGGAGGAAATGACTCTTTTATTCAGAGAGACATTCCGACAAGGTCTGTTATGTACGGTAGAAGCGGATTATCAGGTGTTAATTAGCAAGAAATTCAAAGTATCGATCCTTACTAAGTCTCCAACTAAAAAGGAAGAGCCAGATCTAGCGCACAATCGCCGCAAGCGCTATGTGCTGGAGGATGGGGACCCTGTACCTTTTCTTGTGGAGCTCGGCATTATGAATAGAGAAGGTAAAGTGCTAGCCAAGCGATACGATAAGTTTCGTCAGATCAACCGATTCTTGGAGATGGTCGAGGATGTACTTGCCGATCTTCCAACCGGGCGGCCATTGACGATTGTTGATTTTGGCTGTGGAAAATCATATTTGACCTTTGCGCTTTATCACTATCTGACCGTTCGCAAGAAGCGGGAGCTTAATATTATTGGACTAGACTTGAAAGCTGATGTAATTGAGCATTGCAATGAGCTTGCTGCGAAGATCGGTTACGATCACTTGAAGTTCCTTGTGGGTGACATTGCGGAGTACAATGAGCTGGATCAGGTAGATATGGTTATAACACTTCATGCCTGTGACACAGCTACAGATGCTGCACTCGAAAAAGCAGTACGCTGGGATGCCTCCGTCATTTTGTCTGTGCCTTGCTGCCAACATGAATTGTTCGCGCAGATTGAGAATGAAGTAATGAGCCCGATGCTTTCACATGGGATTTTGAAGGAACGTTTTTCTGCCTTGGCTACGGACGCTATCCGCGCCAAATTGCTCGATATGATGGGTTATAGTAGCCAGCTGCTGGAATTCATCGACCTGGAGAATACACCAAAGAACATTTTGATCCGCGCCGTTAAGAGCTCAGGTGGTGATAACTCCGTCAAATGGCGTGAATATACCGCATTCCGTGATTTTATAGGGGCGAAACCTTACCTCGAGCGCGTATGCACTGACCTGCTTCCGAGTGAAAGTTCGGTGGAGGGATAG
- a CDS encoding PhzF family phenazine biosynthesis protein produces MNTPLFIIDAFAGKAYSGNPAAVCLLKHPVDEAFMLKTAAEMNLSETAFLWPENDGYRLRWFTPKVEVNLCGHATLASAHILWELGLLDPDVEARFYTRSGLLRASRAGDLISLYFPPYELKSSPTIPALIEALGITEANVVETMLYADNVLVRLDQESLVRELSPDFGALSRLEERAFAVTAESSTEGIDCVSRFFAPKMGVNEDPVTGSAHTALAPFWASRLNRTQLIAYQASERGGLLQLEVSKDQIKMSGRAITIVSGELHVKP; encoded by the coding sequence ATGAATACCCCTTTATTTATTATCGATGCCTTTGCAGGAAAAGCATATTCAGGAAACCCGGCAGCGGTATGCTTGCTAAAACATCCAGTCGACGAGGCATTCATGCTGAAGACAGCAGCAGAAATGAACTTGTCAGAGACGGCATTTCTCTGGCCGGAGAATGATGGATATCGCCTGCGCTGGTTCACGCCCAAGGTTGAGGTTAATTTATGTGGCCATGCTACTCTAGCGAGTGCACATATATTATGGGAGCTGGGATTGCTGGATCCAGATGTGGAAGCTAGATTTTATACACGCAGTGGGTTGCTTAGAGCTTCTCGTGCGGGTGACTTGATCTCACTGTACTTCCCGCCTTATGAGCTTAAGTCTTCTCCTACAATTCCGGCTCTTATAGAAGCACTTGGTATTACAGAAGCTAATGTAGTAGAAACTATGCTATATGCTGACAATGTACTTGTACGACTTGATCAGGAATCCCTAGTTCGCGAACTTAGCCCAGACTTCGGGGCTTTATCACGGCTTGAAGAGAGAGCCTTTGCGGTTACTGCAGAAAGCTCCACCGAAGGCATTGATTGTGTGTCACGGTTTTTTGCACCGAAGATGGGGGTAAATGAGGATCCGGTCACAGGTTCAGCGCATACTGCGCTAGCACCTTTCTGGGCTAGTCGACTTAACCGTACGCAGTTGATCGCTTATCAAGCTTCCGAACGAGGAGGCCTGCTTCAGCTTGAGGTAAGCAAAGATCAGATTAAGATGTCTGGCCGAGCAATAACTATAGTTAGTGGAGAGCTGCATGTTAAGCCCTGA
- a CDS encoding DUF6483 family protein — protein sequence MFRRDYIVRMIEDMTAMVAKVLTLKQERKTTEALWEIDELLNRHFPLNSRLLNSLSVEDIIEMFRFNGVLESDKLQGVAKLLKEEGSIYAASGDNDAALFRSMRALHLYLYADLHGADRAMLQMTADIDELLEEVKAYRLPAKTERLLLVYMESIGHYSKAEDSLYRLWEQGEDVSLEGDELYRRLLLKSPEELEQGSLPIHEVEQGWKEWCRITEVRRESEAL from the coding sequence ATGTTCCGAAGAGACTATATTGTCCGCATGATCGAGGATATGACGGCGATGGTTGCCAAGGTTCTAACGCTAAAGCAGGAGCGGAAGACAACGGAAGCCTTATGGGAAATTGATGAGCTATTGAACCGACATTTTCCGCTGAACTCACGTCTCTTAAATTCACTATCTGTAGAAGATATCATAGAAATGTTCCGTTTTAACGGTGTGTTGGAGTCAGATAAGCTTCAAGGTGTAGCCAAACTGCTTAAAGAAGAGGGCAGCATTTATGCTGCGAGTGGCGATAATGATGCAGCACTATTCAGAAGCATGAGGGCACTGCATTTATACTTGTACGCAGATTTGCACGGCGCTGATCGAGCAATGCTGCAGATGACAGCTGATATCGATGAACTTCTAGAGGAAGTCAAGGCGTATCGTCTTCCAGCCAAGACGGAACGGCTGCTTCTAGTTTATATGGAGTCGATCGGGCATTACAGTAAAGCGGAGGACAGTCTGTATCGACTATGGGAGCAAGGGGAAGATGTTTCGCTGGAAGGTGATGAGCTGTACAGACGGCTGCTGCTTAAATCACCGGAAGAATTGGAACAAGGCTCGCTTCCTATCCATGAAGTGGAACAAGGATGGAAAGAGTGGTGCCGGATCACAGAAGTTCGGAGGGAGTCGGAAGCCTTATGA
- a CDS encoding alpha/beta hydrolase: protein MERVRCDGSNICYSDQGEGEVIVLLHGFCGSADYWEQVIPILSSDYRVIAPDLRGHGASEAPLGPYTIEQMADDVLGLLDTLEISECTMLGHSLGGYITLSFAQRYASRLKGFGLIHSTAYPDSEEARENRLKSVSRIQNEGITPFVDSFVPGIFAKATASASPQLLERAKEIGYKTPPQGAAGAALAMRERPDRRDVITATTLPVLLVAGEQDGLIPAERTFTSDKPNVTQATISGAGHMSLFEAPERLAEVIKEFTQATVSINSH, encoded by the coding sequence ATGGAAAGAGTACGTTGTGACGGAAGCAATATTTGCTACAGTGATCAGGGGGAAGGCGAGGTTATTGTATTACTGCATGGCTTTTGTGGAAGTGCTGATTACTGGGAGCAAGTCATTCCCATTTTAAGCAGCGACTACCGAGTGATTGCTCCCGATTTACGTGGTCATGGAGCTTCAGAGGCTCCACTAGGACCCTATACTATTGAACAAATGGCAGATGATGTTCTGGGCTTGTTAGATACACTTGAAATTTCTGAATGCACCATGCTGGGACATTCACTTGGTGGATATATTACACTTTCGTTCGCGCAGCGGTATGCCTCTCGATTGAAGGGCTTCGGATTAATCCATTCCACTGCATATCCGGATAGTGAAGAAGCTCGGGAGAATCGATTAAAAAGTGTCAGCAGGATTCAAAATGAAGGCATTACTCCTTTTGTGGACAGCTTCGTCCCTGGAATTTTTGCTAAAGCAACCGCTTCTGCATCACCGCAGCTGCTGGAGCGAGCAAAAGAAATTGGCTACAAAACGCCTCCACAAGGAGCAGCCGGAGCTGCACTGGCGATGCGCGAGCGTCCAGATCGACGTGATGTGATCACAGCTACCACGCTGCCAGTACTACTTGTTGCTGGCGAGCAGGATGGACTGATTCCTGCGGAACGCACCTTTACTTCAGATAAACCCAATGTAACGCAAGCTACGATTTCTGGAGCAGGCCACATGAGCCTCTTTGAAGCTCCTGAACGGTTAGCTGAGGTTATCAAGGAATTCACCCAAGCTACGGTGAGTATTAACAGCCATTAG
- the yyaC gene encoding spore protease YyaC, with protein MAIREQGSGKRSKMDDVGLVSFFKEIAALHSAEKVTFLCIGTDRSTGDALGPLTGSKLLEYGFPHVIGTLPSPCDADNLVARVAEISSEHIIIAVDACLGSPVALGYYFVSNEPLQPAQSVGVCLPAVGHYSLAAIVDINGPKPYRTLQTTPLHRVMVMAEQIAAAAAKGFGIGR; from the coding sequence TTGGCAATTAGAGAACAGGGAAGCGGTAAACGAAGTAAAATGGACGATGTAGGACTGGTGTCCTTTTTTAAAGAAATTGCTGCGCTGCATTCAGCAGAGAAAGTCACGTTTCTGTGCATCGGAACAGATCGTTCTACAGGTGATGCTCTGGGTCCATTAACAGGCAGCAAACTTCTGGAATATGGCTTTCCGCACGTAATCGGTACGTTGCCATCTCCTTGCGATGCGGATAATTTGGTGGCCAGAGTCGCTGAGATTTCATCTGAGCATATCATTATTGCTGTGGATGCTTGCCTAGGATCTCCAGTAGCTCTTGGATATTACTTCGTTTCGAATGAGCCGCTTCAGCCAGCACAATCGGTGGGGGTATGCCTTCCCGCAGTGGGGCATTATAGTTTGGCGGCAATTGTAGATATCAATGGTCCAAAGCCTTATCGGACGTTGCAGACGACCCCATTACATAGAGTTATGGTTATGGCTGAGCAAATCGCAGCCGCCGCAGCAAAAGGGTTTGGAATCGGGCGTTAA
- a CDS encoding DUF1128 domain-containing protein, whose product MDLTQPSQENVEYMIEAIKNKLKMASAAAMQASAFSVDKYEDIFDVYEVAMSSDRLSISQVEALVSELGRLRQK is encoded by the coding sequence ATGGATTTAACACAACCTAGTCAGGAAAATGTTGAATATATGATCGAGGCCATCAAGAACAAGCTGAAGATGGCAAGTGCTGCTGCGATGCAAGCCTCTGCTTTTTCAGTAGATAAATATGAAGATATCTTCGATGTCTATGAGGTAGCCATGAGCAGCGACAGACTCAGTATTTCTCAGGTGGAAGCGCTCGTCTCCGAACTCGGTCGTCTACGTCAGAAATAA
- a CDS encoding asparaginase — translation METVLVREYRSDLLECVHSGHIAIVGENGNVKGYAGDPEFVSFTRSAAKPLQAIPGIRGGIVEHYGFTPAEVALMTASHRGESYHVAALESISSKIGIDEQQMICATSYPLDYTSRENAIRGAGKRKFYHNCAGKHMGILSYSKLKGLPLEEYSQPEQMVQREIIDTIAYMAGVAPDSIGLGTDGCGLPVFAMPLTALATAYLKLANPDLIADEATRKAVTTITAAMNAHPEMVSGSGRLDSILLEDDNIIAKGGFKGVYCFGLRRERLGIAFKILDGSEEEWGLIVQAILNQIGYSQKNTLEKLRNAFSGVIYNDGGTRVGHADTEFQLHFMK, via the coding sequence ATGGAAACAGTATTAGTACGAGAATATCGGTCGGATTTGCTGGAATGTGTCCATAGTGGACATATTGCTATCGTAGGAGAAAACGGGAACGTAAAGGGATATGCAGGTGATCCTGAGTTTGTATCCTTTACCCGCTCTGCGGCCAAGCCACTTCAGGCTATCCCAGGCATTCGTGGAGGAATCGTGGAGCATTATGGTTTTACACCCGCTGAGGTTGCCCTAATGACTGCTTCTCACCGAGGAGAGAGCTATCATGTTGCCGCGCTAGAGAGTATTTCCTCCAAGATTGGCATTGATGAGCAACAAATGATATGTGCCACTAGCTATCCACTGGATTATACGAGTAGAGAGAATGCTATTCGCGGCGCGGGCAAAAGAAAGTTCTATCATAACTGTGCGGGCAAGCACATGGGAATTTTATCGTATAGTAAGCTCAAAGGACTGCCACTTGAAGAATACTCTCAGCCGGAGCAAATGGTTCAGCGTGAGATAATAGATACCATTGCTTATATGGCTGGTGTGGCCCCAGACAGTATTGGCCTAGGTACGGACGGATGTGGTCTGCCGGTATTTGCCATGCCTTTGACAGCCTTGGCGACTGCATATTTGAAATTAGCCAATCCTGATTTAATTGCTGACGAGGCAACTCGCAAAGCGGTCACTACGATCACTGCGGCCATGAATGCTCATCCAGAGATGGTTTCTGGGTCTGGACGACTCGATTCAATTCTTTTGGAAGATGATAATATTATTGCTAAGGGCGGATTTAAAGGGGTATATTGCTTCGGTTTGCGTCGCGAGCGACTGGGTATTGCCTTCAAGATTTTAGATGGATCTGAAGAAGAGTGGGGACTTATTGTACAGGCGATTTTAAATCAGATTGGATACAGTCAGAAAAATACTTTGGAAAAGCTGCGTAATGCATTTTCAGGTGTGATCTACAATGACGGTGGTACACGGGTAGGTCATGCGGATACAGAATTTCAGCTTCATTTCATGAAATAG
- a CDS encoding sugar ABC transporter permease: MKPKLTEAFKTIGSHLLLIVLSFISLFPAFWIIMSSFKTGNSLFSDSLIPKNFTFIHYKELFEQTKYLIWFMNTLKVAALSTLLGTFLLLLTSYAISRYRFKGRKTTLTALLVLQMFPGFMAMIAVYVLLNTLGLLNSHWALVLVYSSGAIITNVFVAKGFFDTIPKSLEDAARMDGASHMKVFLSIMIPLSKPMLTYASLMIFNGCFVDFIFADLVLRTEETRTLAVGLFRMVNQSNSTEFTLFAAGAVLVALPVTLLFIFLQRFLVDGLTAGASKG, from the coding sequence ATGAAGCCAAAACTGACAGAAGCGTTTAAAACGATTGGAAGCCATTTGCTGCTGATTGTGCTCAGTTTCATTAGTCTTTTTCCAGCATTTTGGATTATTATGTCTTCATTCAAGACGGGAAACAGTCTGTTCAGCGACTCGTTGATTCCTAAAAATTTCACGTTCATTCATTACAAGGAACTGTTTGAGCAAACTAAATATTTGATTTGGTTCATGAATACACTAAAGGTTGCGGCGCTGTCTACGCTACTTGGCACCTTTCTGTTGCTATTGACTTCGTATGCCATTTCTCGTTATCGATTCAAGGGTAGAAAAACGACACTGACCGCGCTCCTAGTGCTGCAAATGTTTCCGGGATTCATGGCTATGATCGCAGTTTACGTGCTACTGAACACACTTGGGCTACTGAATTCCCATTGGGCGCTTGTTCTCGTATACAGTAGTGGCGCCATTATTACGAATGTGTTTGTGGCTAAAGGTTTTTTTGATACTATTCCAAAAAGCCTGGAAGATGCTGCGCGGATGGATGGGGCGAGTCATATGAAAGTTTTTCTCTCTATAATGATCCCGCTGTCCAAACCGATGCTTACCTATGCCAGTCTTATGATATTTAATGGCTGCTTTGTGGATTTCATATTCGCGGACCTTGTATTGCGTACGGAAGAGACGAGAACGCTCGCTGTCGGGCTTTTCCGGATGGTGAATCAAAGTAATTCGACCGAATTCACATTGTTCGCTGCCGGAGCGGTGCTGGTCGCTCTCCCGGTCACGCTGCTGTTCATTTTCCTTCAGCGTTTCCTGGTGGACGGTCTGACCGCGGGTGCAAGCAAGGGATAG